A stretch of Aureispira sp. CCB-E DNA encodes these proteins:
- a CDS encoding SDR family oxidoreductase, whose protein sequence is MKKVALITGASSGIGKEFAFIHAEKGGDLILIARSEDKLNRLKAELEQKYSVNVKIIVKDLTETNATLDIYNEIKDDNITVDYLINNAGFGGQGKFHERAWKDDLAMIHLNIIALTSLTRYFLPDFVARNNGKILNVSSTASLLPGPLQAVYYATKAYVTSFSNAIAEELHDTNITVTALLPGATETGFADTSGMDKTDLFAQAASARSVALDGYNAMLAGKLDVISGLTFTQKMMMAAIPITPKKMLLTQIRKMQEIQ, encoded by the coding sequence ATGAAAAAAGTAGCCTTAATTACAGGAGCCTCTAGTGGCATAGGAAAAGAATTTGCATTTATTCATGCTGAAAAAGGAGGCGACTTGATTCTCATTGCAAGAAGTGAAGACAAACTTAATCGGTTAAAAGCTGAGTTGGAACAAAAATATTCTGTTAACGTTAAAATCATTGTCAAAGACTTAACAGAAACCAATGCGACCTTAGATATTTATAACGAGATAAAGGACGATAACATAACGGTAGATTATTTGATTAACAATGCTGGTTTTGGAGGACAAGGCAAATTTCACGAACGGGCATGGAAAGACGATTTGGCAATGATTCATTTGAATATCATCGCATTAACTTCTTTAACCCGTTATTTTTTACCTGACTTTGTTGCTCGAAACAACGGAAAAATACTCAATGTCTCCTCTACAGCAAGCTTGCTACCAGGTCCTTTGCAAGCTGTTTATTATGCTACAAAAGCTTATGTAACCTCCTTTAGCAATGCAATTGCCGAAGAGTTACACGATACCAATATCACAGTTACAGCGCTTTTGCCAGGTGCAACAGAAACAGGTTTTGCAGATACATCTGGCATGGACAAAACAGATTTGTTTGCACAGGCAGCTAGTGCTAGGTCTGTCGCTTTGGATGGTTACAATGCAATGCTAGCAGGGAAGTTAGATGTTATTTCAGGATTGACATTTACACAAAAAATGATGATGGCTGCTATTCCTATCACGCCTAAAAAAATGCTTCTTACGCAGATCCGAAAAATGCAAGAGATACAATAA
- a CDS encoding DUF1569 domain-containing protein: protein MATTKHPNLFDPQVYQDFKARFQRIKADSRPLWGTMNAAQMFAHCTEVQEACNGKALKNTPFFLKLFKGFIKKSVLNDKPYPKSSPTHQQYVINSQKDFDAEKERFLASLDAFVRHTGSTEHTLFGKLSPSERSWAIYKHHSHHLEQFGV, encoded by the coding sequence ATGGCGACTACCAAACATCCTAATCTATTTGATCCACAAGTTTACCAGGACTTCAAGGCTAGATTTCAGCGTATCAAAGCCGATAGTCGACCTCTTTGGGGGACGATGAACGCAGCTCAAATGTTTGCTCATTGCACCGAAGTTCAAGAAGCTTGTAATGGCAAGGCTCTAAAAAACACTCCTTTTTTCCTAAAGTTATTCAAAGGGTTTATCAAAAAATCCGTTCTTAACGATAAGCCTTACCCTAAAAGTTCTCCCACTCATCAACAATATGTAATTAATAGTCAAAAAGATTTTGATGCTGAAAAAGAACGCTTTTTGGCATCTTTGGATGCCTTTGTTCGCCATACAGGAAGTACAGAACATACGTTATTTGGGAAACTATCTCCATCCGAACGCAGTTGGGCAATTTACAAACATCACAGCCATCATTTAGAACAATTTGGGGTTTGA
- a CDS encoding choice-of-anchor L domain-containing protein translates to MMRLTLMLAFLFVSVVTHAQLSVQKGLTAQQLGNNLAGANINIINPTITGDTSQYGLFNFTGTGLGLSSGVILSTGDIDNAVGPNSNPSTSTSYGLPGDADLTALAGFATQDAVVFEFEFEVQGDELEFNFVFLSEEYNEFVNSGFNDVFAFYISGPGIVGQENLAVVPGTTTPVTINSINNGSFFQFYNDNDASVTNQVNVEFDGFTTLMKARRTNLTPCSVYKLSLRIADGSDDRLDSGVLLQENSLVSNSIAVNSATVSTDTTALEGCIPATFTFNLGATAATDLNIPIRLGGTALNGVDYAFIDSIITIPAGQTSSTVIINALADGITEGRETIELYYSPSSCAPEDTVLLYIDDATSITFDALGTNLNCNGNSSGSINVNITGGAPPYNVTYIDTATGVSNTVPATSLPITGLDATSYLLRISDQYGCTADAIVVGGNFNAGQTFLPDGTGASYTSGINITGFNAGQTLNSINQINSICATMEHSYASDLTIELVAPSGQSIQLKNVGNTGTGVNTCDLGEPIASGPVDNWSTSNTLPGVGYQYCWTNNPTYATMNDMVSPAPPGPPPTHTFTTLAGNTYTDYYLPAGSYAPRQSFFGLLGTSLNGNWTLRVTDNFAQDNGYIFDWSISLQTDLPDSIVTLTEPPAPTMAHTTTDPACGMSNGAIDFSVTGNGPFTYLWSNGATTEDLNNITAGSYTVTVTDGTGCTYDYTVNLSNTGSVTLSAVVTDEACDGSNDGAIDLSVGAGTFTYAWSNSASTEDLTGLAPGTYTVTVSDGTCVGVASYTVDPASTIVVTSSITNENCGDQEGVINISLQGGVTPFTYIWSNGETSQDIDDLQQGNYFVTVTDANNCTTVDSFTVINLVGNCVPSCDLDITSFLASNENCADGTGAVDITVFTTSGPITYLWSNGATTQDISGLSAGSYAVTVTDAINCVDTMSFNIINQASGLSIASMNVTNEFCGNGSGAIDATISGGSLPYTYLWSNGATTQDLSNVAAGAYTLTVTDGNGCRYVDNATVVNNTGGFVQTFGNAVDEVCSNGQGSIDILFSGGQTPYSYLWSNGATTEDLIGISAGTYTCTVTDNAGCVLITPSYVVNNNAGGLTFNNIDVDNETCANGQGEITLSITGGQAPYTYAWNTGANTAAITGLSAGAYTATVTDNSGCAIFTNTLNLANNSGNLSLDAVQVMDETCGSGTGSVDITVSGNTGPLSFAWSNSSASEDLSNLSAGNYNCTITDSVGCAVYANATVNNDPGALSIDNTIISDETCGQNDGSVTIIVSGANAPATYAWSNASATQNLSNIAAGTYSVTVTDAIGCTVTSNANVQNNTGTLALAGQVLTNEVCGNGQGAIDISITGGTAPLTYLWSNNATTEDVSGLTSGTYTCTISDASGCDLIAGPYVINNSSGTLTQGTHLVTDETCGNGQGAIDITVTGGTAPLTYLWSNNATTEDLTNLSAGTYTGTVSDASGCSLIITRTVNNNAGGLTISNAQVVDENCTDGQGAIDITIAGGTPTYTYAWSNSATTEDLTTLSAGTYSVTVTDANGCAVSNSYTVNNNSANFQLANINTTNENCGDGTGAIDVTFTGGQAPLVYAWSNGATTEDLTGLNAGVYAATVTDANGCVITHSSSIQNDPGSLTVSNDSIVDATCGAVNGAVFLTISNGTPGYTYQWSNGATTQNLTGLSGGTYTCVITDANGCTTNYTGTVQDLGGNLQIANSSTVDDACNQGTGSITTTVTGGGLPYTYNWSTVSSNPCCNYELHMFDLNGNGWGGTPAPFVNVYVNNNLIGAYTVPIGPGNSFNSVAIPVCTGDIIAVEYVAAAQNGNNAYLLLNAAGDTVFQDGPNPFSGGIAYTGNVTCSINGQGTNSISNLSAGNYGLTVTDNYGCSVTQAYTINNSSGAINISLNNQVDETCGLGNGALDVTVGGAANPTYLWSNGATTEDITGLSAGAYTMTATDPSNGCTTVGSYTIVNNANGLVVTDTLVTNETCGNGQGAIDLTVSGGATPYSFAWSNGSGTEDIILLSAGTYIVTITDNTGCDLVETYTVINNANGITASAVTTDETCGDGTGAIDMTVTGGTTPYTFAWSNGATTEDITGLSAGIYNTTITDASGCVIVFADTVNNTTSTVTITNVTIDTAFCGNNDGGVTLALSGGALPLSFNWSNGATTQNLTNVTPGTYTLTITEANGCMLVDSFVVENNAFFDVTATVTNEACGDGTGAIDLTIAAGGPPPSFVWSTGATTEDLANLSAGTYSVTMTVNFGPGGGGCTHVETYQVINDLGPVNIDSLVVTDETCNQANGEIDAYTSIDSFCSYTLNLYDGFGFGWQGSSVTVIVNGVNVGNYTATAAVSSFTIKVPSGQSIQFIYNESPFAPGQDSYDVVLNGTTEFISGLNPVNGSGYTTTCTSPTTSVTSFTYLWSTGATTQSISALSAGTYTLSITDNNGCVTIDSVSIQNNTFGFGIAGALLTDEQCGDGTGAIDLTIGGGASPYTFVWSNGATTEDLTGLSAGSYDVTVTDNLGCALVQSYVINNNTNNFGVTGTTTAANCAAADGSVDITVTGGTSPYTYAWSNGATTEDVSAVVSGTYVVTITDAAGCIINATYTVGNTGGGLGLTSTPTAATCNQANGGMILNVTGGTSPYTYAWNNGATGASISGVLAGNYGATITDANGCQLSVPIVIPNIGTPVDFISGDTTSTSCSSCSDGAVDLTLGGAGAPYTFVWSNGATTEDLINVVPGVYNVTITNVDGCTMDTVFTVDFSTAIVELEGMELSVYPNPSNGSIYVEFAQLPMEPIQIEVFNALGQRVMERTYAPQLIQERIHVDVQNASTGTYMMKISSAGKYITKRVVILKE, encoded by the coding sequence ATGATGAGATTAACATTAATGCTCGCCTTTTTGTTTGTTTCTGTCGTTACCCATGCACAGCTGTCGGTCCAAAAAGGACTTACAGCACAACAGCTTGGGAATAATCTGGCAGGGGCAAACATTAACATTATTAATCCAACCATTACGGGAGATACGAGCCAATATGGCTTGTTCAATTTTACTGGAACTGGTTTAGGTTTATCTTCTGGAGTCATATTATCGACAGGAGATATTGATAATGCTGTGGGACCTAACAGCAATCCCAGTACCTCAACCTCTTATGGGTTGCCAGGAGATGCCGACTTGACAGCTCTAGCAGGTTTTGCAACACAAGATGCGGTTGTTTTCGAATTTGAATTTGAGGTTCAAGGGGACGAACTCGAATTTAATTTTGTATTCTTATCAGAAGAATACAACGAATTTGTCAATAGTGGATTTAATGATGTATTTGCTTTTTACATCAGTGGTCCAGGTATTGTTGGGCAAGAAAATTTAGCAGTTGTGCCAGGAACAACAACTCCTGTTACGATTAACAGTATCAACAACGGCTCTTTTTTCCAGTTTTATAATGACAATGATGCTAGTGTGACGAATCAAGTTAATGTAGAATTTGATGGTTTTACAACCTTGATGAAAGCGAGAAGAACCAATCTAACACCTTGTAGCGTATACAAGTTATCGCTGCGAATTGCCGATGGTTCTGACGATCGTTTAGATTCTGGGGTATTATTACAAGAAAACTCATTGGTTTCTAATAGTATTGCCGTTAACTCTGCAACAGTTAGCACCGATACTACAGCCTTAGAAGGTTGTATCCCTGCAACATTTACGTTTAATTTGGGAGCAACGGCTGCGACGGATCTCAATATTCCAATTCGTTTGGGAGGCACAGCGTTAAATGGTGTCGATTACGCATTCATAGATTCTATCATTACAATTCCTGCGGGACAAACTTCTTCAACAGTTATTATCAATGCATTAGCAGATGGTATTACAGAAGGTAGAGAAACAATTGAATTATATTATAGTCCGTCTTCTTGTGCGCCTGAAGATACTGTTTTGTTGTATATAGACGATGCAACTTCTATTACATTTGATGCTTTGGGCACCAATTTGAATTGTAATGGAAATAGCTCAGGAAGTATTAATGTAAATATAACAGGGGGGGCACCACCTTATAATGTTACCTATATTGATACGGCAACGGGTGTCTCTAACACCGTTCCCGCAACGTCCTTGCCAATAACAGGCTTGGATGCTACTTCTTATTTATTGCGTATTTCTGACCAATACGGATGTACGGCAGATGCTATTGTTGTTGGAGGAAACTTCAATGCAGGACAAACATTTTTGCCCGATGGTACAGGAGCTTCGTATACATCAGGTATTAATATAACAGGTTTTAATGCAGGGCAAACGCTTAACTCAATTAATCAAATCAACTCTATTTGTGCAACAATGGAGCACTCTTATGCTAGTGATTTGACAATAGAATTGGTCGCGCCAAGTGGACAAAGCATTCAATTAAAGAATGTAGGAAATACAGGAACAGGTGTGAATACTTGTGACTTGGGAGAGCCAATTGCCTCTGGACCAGTTGATAACTGGAGTACTTCAAACACTTTGCCAGGGGTAGGGTACCAATATTGTTGGACCAATAACCCAACTTATGCCACGATGAACGATATGGTTTCGCCAGCTCCTCCAGGCCCTCCACCAACACATACCTTTACAACATTGGCAGGAAATACTTATACGGATTACTACTTGCCAGCGGGCTCTTATGCTCCTCGTCAATCTTTCTTTGGTTTGTTGGGAACTTCATTAAATGGAAACTGGACGTTGAGGGTAACCGATAATTTTGCACAAGACAATGGTTACATTTTTGATTGGTCAATTAGTTTGCAAACTGATTTGCCAGACTCTATTGTTACTTTAACCGAGCCGCCAGCACCTACTATGGCACACACTACAACAGATCCAGCTTGTGGTATGTCGAATGGAGCAATTGATTTTTCTGTAACAGGAAATGGACCATTTACGTATCTATGGTCAAATGGCGCAACGACAGAGGATTTGAATAACATCACAGCAGGTTCGTACACAGTAACAGTTACGGATGGAACGGGGTGTACTTATGATTATACCGTCAATTTATCAAATACGGGGTCAGTAACCCTAAGTGCTGTTGTAACCGACGAAGCGTGTGATGGTTCCAATGATGGTGCGATTGATTTGAGTGTAGGGGCAGGAACATTTACCTACGCATGGTCAAATTCAGCATCTACAGAAGACTTGACAGGTTTGGCACCTGGAACATATACTGTAACCGTTTCAGATGGTACTTGTGTAGGGGTAGCTAGCTATACGGTTGATCCAGCTAGTACAATTGTAGTTACTTCTTCTATTACAAATGAAAATTGTGGAGATCAAGAAGGAGTTATAAATATTTCTTTGCAAGGCGGAGTAACACCGTTTACCTATATTTGGTCGAATGGTGAAACATCACAAGATATTGATGATTTGCAACAAGGTAATTATTTTGTAACAGTGACCGATGCCAACAACTGTACAACAGTAGATTCATTTACAGTAATTAATTTAGTTGGAAACTGTGTGCCTAGTTGTGATTTAGATATTACAAGCTTCTTAGCGTCTAATGAAAATTGTGCAGATGGTACTGGTGCTGTAGATATTACCGTTTTTACAACTAGTGGACCAATTACTTACTTGTGGTCAAATGGAGCAACAACGCAAGATATTAGTGGCTTATCGGCAGGATCTTATGCCGTTACGGTGACAGATGCTATTAATTGTGTGGATACGATGAGTTTTAACATTATCAATCAAGCAAGTGGCTTGAGTATAGCATCGATGAATGTGACGAATGAGTTCTGTGGTAATGGTTCTGGAGCTATTGATGCAACAATATCAGGAGGTTCTTTGCCATATACTTATTTGTGGTCAAATGGTGCGACAACCCAAGATCTTTCGAATGTTGCGGCAGGAGCTTATACGTTGACAGTAACCGATGGAAATGGCTGTCGTTATGTAGATAATGCCACTGTTGTTAACAATACAGGTGGTTTTGTTCAAACATTTGGCAATGCAGTAGATGAAGTTTGTTCTAATGGACAAGGTTCTATTGATATTTTATTTAGTGGTGGTCAAACGCCTTATTCTTACTTGTGGTCAAATGGGGCAACAACAGAAGATTTGATAGGAATTAGTGCAGGAACGTACACTTGTACTGTAACCGATAATGCAGGATGTGTGCTCATTACACCAAGTTATGTCGTTAATAACAATGCAGGTGGTTTGACATTTAATAACATAGATGTTGACAATGAAACTTGTGCCAACGGGCAAGGAGAGATTACCTTGAGTATTACTGGCGGACAAGCACCTTATACCTATGCTTGGAATACAGGAGCTAACACAGCAGCCATAACTGGTTTGTCAGCAGGAGCGTATACTGCAACGGTAACCGATAATAGTGGTTGTGCTATTTTTACCAACACCTTGAACTTAGCGAACAATAGTGGTAACCTTTCTTTAGATGCAGTACAAGTGATGGACGAAACGTGTGGTAGCGGAACTGGTAGTGTAGATATTACGGTATCAGGAAATACAGGTCCGTTGAGTTTTGCATGGAGTAATAGCTCTGCTTCTGAAGATTTATCCAACTTATCGGCAGGAAATTATAATTGTACGATTACAGATTCTGTCGGTTGTGCAGTATATGCCAATGCAACGGTCAACAATGATCCAGGAGCCTTGAGTATTGATAATACAATTATCAGCGATGAAACTTGTGGTCAAAATGATGGTTCGGTAACTATTATTGTTTCTGGAGCCAATGCACCTGCTACTTATGCATGGTCAAATGCTAGTGCGACACAAAATCTATCTAACATCGCAGCTGGAACATATAGTGTAACAGTAACCGATGCTATTGGTTGTACGGTAACATCTAATGCTAATGTTCAAAATAATACAGGAACGCTAGCTTTAGCAGGACAAGTATTAACGAATGAAGTTTGTGGGAATGGACAAGGGGCGATTGATATTAGTATAACGGGGGGAACCGCTCCACTGACTTATTTGTGGTCTAATAACGCCACAACAGAAGATGTATCAGGTTTGACATCAGGAACGTATACTTGTACAATTTCAGATGCGTCAGGTTGTGATTTGATTGCAGGTCCTTACGTTATTAATAATAGTTCAGGAACATTAACACAAGGAACGCATCTAGTAACAGATGAAACGTGTGGGAATGGACAAGGGGCGATTGATATTACTGTAACAGGTGGAACGGCACCATTGACTTATTTATGGTCTAATAATGCCACAACAGAAGATTTGACCAACTTGTCAGCAGGAACGTATACTGGTACGGTTAGTGATGCTTCGGGTTGTTCGTTAATTATTACAAGAACAGTGAACAACAACGCTGGTGGATTGACGATCTCGAATGCTCAAGTCGTAGATGAAAACTGTACAGACGGACAAGGGGCAATTGATATCACAATTGCTGGTGGTACTCCTACCTATACCTATGCATGGTCAAACTCAGCAACGACAGAAGATTTGACAACTTTAAGTGCTGGAACATATAGCGTAACGGTGACCGATGCCAATGGTTGTGCTGTTTCTAATAGTTATACAGTTAATAATAATTCTGCCAACTTTCAATTGGCTAACATCAATACGACAAACGAAAATTGTGGAGATGGAACAGGGGCTATTGATGTGACCTTCACTGGAGGACAGGCACCCCTTGTATATGCATGGTCAAATGGCGCAACAACCGAGGATTTAACAGGGTTAAATGCAGGCGTGTATGCTGCAACAGTAACAGATGCCAATGGCTGTGTAATTACACATTCTTCTAGCATCCAAAACGATCCAGGGTCATTAACAGTTTCTAATGATAGTATTGTTGATGCAACTTGTGGAGCAGTTAATGGAGCTGTTTTCCTCACGATAAGTAACGGTACACCAGGATATACTTATCAATGGTCGAATGGTGCTACTACTCAAAACTTGACAGGCTTGTCAGGAGGGACGTATACTTGTGTCATTACGGATGCAAACGGATGTACGACAAACTATACGGGAACAGTACAGGATTTGGGCGGTAATTTGCAAATTGCTAATAGTTCTACTGTAGACGATGCTTGTAATCAAGGAACTGGTTCTATTACAACAACCGTGACAGGTGGTGGACTTCCGTATACTTATAATTGGTCAACGGTCTCATCTAATCCATGTTGCAACTATGAGCTGCATATGTTTGATTTAAATGGCAATGGATGGGGAGGTACACCTGCTCCATTTGTAAATGTATATGTCAATAATAATTTAATTGGTGCCTATACAGTGCCAATAGGTCCAGGAAACTCATTCAATAGCGTTGCTATACCCGTATGTACAGGAGATATCATTGCTGTTGAATACGTTGCTGCGGCTCAAAATGGTAATAATGCCTACTTATTGCTAAATGCTGCTGGCGATACTGTATTCCAAGATGGTCCTAATCCATTCTCGGGAGGAATTGCCTATACAGGAAATGTAACTTGTTCTATCAATGGTCAAGGAACCAATAGTATTTCCAACTTATCGGCTGGAAATTATGGTTTAACGGTTACGGATAATTACGGTTGTTCTGTAACACAAGCCTACACGATTAATAACTCTAGTGGAGCAATTAATATTAGTTTGAATAATCAAGTCGATGAAACTTGTGGTCTAGGAAATGGAGCACTTGATGTCACCGTAGGAGGGGCAGCGAATCCAACTTACTTGTGGTCGAATGGTGCAACAACAGAGGATATTACAGGTTTGTCTGCGGGAGCATATACAATGACTGCAACAGACCCAAGTAATGGCTGTACAACAGTAGGAAGTTATACGATTGTCAACAATGCCAATGGCTTGGTAGTTACAGATACCTTAGTTACAAATGAAACTTGTGGGAATGGGCAAGGAGCAATTGACCTTACAGTTAGTGGAGGGGCAACACCTTATTCGTTTGCATGGTCGAATGGATCAGGAACAGAGGATATTATTCTGTTATCAGCGGGTACTTATATAGTTACTATTACAGATAATACTGGCTGTGATTTAGTAGAAACGTATACCGTTATCAATAATGCCAATGGTATTACAGCATCAGCCGTTACAACAGACGAAACTTGTGGTGATGGAACAGGTGCTATTGATATGACAGTAACAGGAGGAACAACACCATATACTTTTGCATGGTCAAATGGCGCAACAACAGAGGATATTACAGGTCTATCTGCGGGCATATATAATACTACTATTACCGATGCCTCAGGATGTGTTATTGTCTTTGCGGATACAGTCAACAATACAACTAGTACCGTAACGATTACAAATGTAACGATCGATACTGCTTTCTGTGGTAATAATGATGGAGGCGTTACATTAGCTTTATCTGGTGGTGCATTACCATTGAGTTTTAATTGGAGTAATGGAGCAACGACTCAAAACCTTACCAATGTAACTCCTGGGACCTATACTTTAACTATAACAGAAGCCAATGGATGTATGTTGGTCGATTCTTTTGTAGTGGAGAACAATGCTTTCTTTGATGTGACTGCTACCGTTACCAACGAAGCCTGTGGTGATGGAACGGGGGCTATTGATTTAACAATAGCAGCTGGAGGACCTCCTCCATCCTTTGTATGGTCAACAGGAGCAACAACAGAGGATTTAGCCAACCTTTCCGCAGGAACATATTCCGTAACCATGACGGTTAACTTTGGACCTGGCGGGGGTGGATGTACTCATGTGGAAACGTATCAGGTAATTAATGATTTAGGACCTGTTAATATAGATAGCTTAGTTGTTACCGATGAAACGTGTAATCAAGCCAATGGTGAAATTGATGCGTATACGTCGATCGATAGTTTCTGTAGCTATACCTTGAATTTGTATGATGGCTTTGGCTTTGGTTGGCAAGGTTCAAGTGTGACTGTTATCGTTAATGGAGTAAATGTAGGAAACTATACTGCGACAGCGGCTGTTTCTTCCTTTACGATCAAAGTTCCTAGCGGGCAAAGCATTCAATTTATTTATAATGAAAGCCCATTTGCACCAGGGCAAGATAGTTATGATGTAGTCTTAAACGGAACGACCGAATTTATTTCAGGGCTAAATCCAGTAAATGGCTCTGGGTATACAACTACTTGTACTAGTCCTACGACCTCTGTAACTAGTTTTACCTACTTATGGTCAACAGGAGCAACAACTCAAAGTATTTCTGCTTTATCAGCAGGTACGTACACCTTATCTATAACCGATAATAATGGTTGTGTAACAATTGATTCCGTCTCTATCCAAAACAACACATTCGGATTTGGTATTGCTGGTGCATTGCTGACAGACGAACAATGTGGTGATGGTACTGGTGCCATTGATTTGACAATAGGAGGCGGAGCGAGTCCATATACTTTTGTTTGGAGCAATGGAGCAACAACAGAAGATTTGACAGGTCTTTCAGCTGGAAGCTATGATGTTACGGTAACAGATAACTTAGGTTGTGCCTTGGTACAATCGTATGTTATTAATAATAATACCAATAATTTTGGAGTTACTGGAACAACAACAGCGGCTAACTGTGCGGCAGCGGATGGTAGTGTAGATATTACAGTAACTGGAGGAACAAGCCCTTACACTTATGCGTGGAGCAATGGAGCAACAACAGAAGACGTGAGTGCCGTTGTTTCTGGTACCTATGTTGTAACGATAACAGATGCAGCAGGTTGTATTATTAATGCTACTTATACTGTTGGAAATACAGGTGGTGGTTTAGGATTGACCTCTACACCAACAGCTGCAACTTGTAATCAGGCAAATGGCGGTATGATCTTAAATGTAACAGGGGGAACAAGTCCTTATACTTATGCATGGAACAATGGAGCGACAGGAGCTAGTATTTCGGGTGTATTGGCTGGAAATTATGGTGCAACTATAACTGATGCCAATGGCTGTCAATTATCTGTACCAATTGTAATTCCAAATATCGGAACTCCTGTAGACTTTATTTCTGGAGATACAACTTCAACGTCTTGTTCTAGTTGTAGCGATGGTGCGGTTGACTTAACTCTAGGAGGAGCTGGTGCACCTTATACCTTTGTTTGGAGCAATGGAGCAACAACTGAAGATTTAATAAATGTTGTTCCTGGAGTCTATAATGTAACGATTACAAACGTGGATGGTTGTACAATGGATACTGTATTTACAGTTGATTTCTCTACGGCAATAGTGGAATTAGAGGGCATGGAACTGAGTGTGTATCCAAACCCATCTAATGGAAGCATTTATGTAGAATTTGCACAACTACCAATGGAGCCAATCCAAATTGAAGTGTTCAATGCACTTGGACAACGTGTTATGGAGCGTACTTATGCTCCTCAGTTGATTCAAGAACGTATTCATGTAGATGTACAAAATGCCAGTACTGGAACTTATATGATGAAAATCTCTTCTGCTGGAAAATACATTACCAAACGAGTGGTTATTTTGAAAGAGTAG